The proteins below come from a single Triticum aestivum cultivar Chinese Spring chromosome 5D, IWGSC CS RefSeq v2.1, whole genome shotgun sequence genomic window:
- the LOC123121695 gene encoding 60S ribosomal protein L34, producing the protein MVQRLTYRKRHSYATKSNQTRVVKTPGGKLVYQYTKKRASGPKCPVTGKKIQGIPHLRPTEYKRSRLSRNRRTVNRPYGGVLSGTAVRERIIRAFLVEEQKIVKKVLKIQKTKDKTTSK; encoded by the exons ATGGTGCAGCGTCTGACGTACCGGAAGAGGCACAGCTATGCCACCAAGTCCAACCAGACGCGGGTCGTCAAGACCCCAG GTGGTAAGCTCGTGTACCAGTACACCAAGAAGAGGGCGAGCGGCCCCAAGTGCCCTGTGACCGGGAAGAAGATCCAGGGG ATTCCCCACCTCAGGCCTACTGAATACAAAAGATCAAGGTTGTCTAGGAACCGCAGGACTGTGAACCGTCCCTATGGTGGAGTGCTCTCTGGAACTGCAGTGAGGGAAAG GATCATCCGCGCCTTCTTGGTGGAGGAGCAGAAGATCGTGAAGAAGGTGTTGAAAATACAGAAGACCAAGGACAAGACGACCTCAAAGTAA